In Candidatus Bathyarchaeota archaeon, a genomic segment contains:
- a CDS encoding site-specific integrase encodes MLKLINSIIDPRDKAIAILFAKTGIRRSELLRIDVNDINWEEYSITLKPTPKRSNRLVFFDDECALTLKRWLKVREKLNPPTKALFVSYRSLRRLDRNGLYTAIVKYAKRLGFHNPNSPRLEDHFGLHCFRHWFTTWLLRNGTPREYVKELRGDKRYEAIDIYHHIDREELRKAYLACIPKLGI; translated from the coding sequence ATGTTAAAACTCATTAACTCAATTATCGATCCTAGAGATAAGGCAATCGCTATTCTATTTGCTAAGACTGGAATTAGGCGTAGCGAATTATTGAGAATCGATGTGAATGATATAAATTGGGAAGAATACTCAATAACGCTTAAGCCTACACCTAAAAGAAGCAATAGGCTTGTGTTCTTTGATGATGAATGCGCCTTAACGCTTAAGAGATGGCTTAAAGTTAGGGAGAAATTGAATCCACCAACAAAAGCATTATTCGTAAGCTATCGGAGTTTGCGTAGGCTTGATAGAAACGGCTTATACACCGCCATAGTGAAGTATGCGAAACGCTTAGGCTTTCATAACCCAAATTCACCAAGGTTGGAGGATCATTTTGGACTACATTGTTTCAGGCATTGGTTCACGACATGGCTTTTAAGAAATGGAACGCCGAGGGAGTATGTGAAGGAGCTTAGAGGCGATAAACGCTATGAAGCTATAGACATATATCATCACATAGACCGAGAAGAACTAAGAAAGGCTTATTTAGCATGCATACCTAAACTAGGAATATAA
- a CDS encoding TCP-1/cpn60 chaperonin family protein, which yields MAYLAGQPILILKEGTSRRKGKDAQKANITAARIVAESVKTTLGPRGMDKMLVDSLGDVTITNDGATILDEVDVQHPAAKMMVEVAKTQDNEVGDGTTTAVVLAGELLKYGEELLNENIHPTIIVGGYKKAAEKAIEVLNEIAVPIDLNDRETLKKIALTSMRSKSIVGAGDHLAEIAIDAVKQVAEKRGESYYVDIDNIQLIKKEGKSIFDTELIKGIIIDKEVVHPGMPKRIDNAKIALLDAPLEIEKTEISAEIRIRDPTQMKAFLDEETRMMKAMVEKIVKTGANVALCQKGIDDMAQHFLAKEGIMAVRRIKKSDMEKLARATGGKIATNLDDLKSSDLGECKLAEERKIGDDKMVFIQGCKDPKSVAILIRAGLERLVDEAERSLTDALSVIADVYEKNKIVAGGGAVEAEVAKRLRDYAAKVGGREQLAIEAFAKSLEVIPKALAENSGLDSIDIMVSLKAAHENPEGKWMGVDVFTGKIEDMMSEGVIEPVKVKEQAIKSAVEAASMILRIDDVIAAAKPPPTPPPRKGPGEME from the coding sequence ATGGCATATCTTGCTGGTCAACCAATCTTGATACTGAAGGAGGGAACCAGCAGAAGAAAAGGTAAAGACGCTCAAAAAGCAAATATAACTGCTGCTAGAATTGTCGCTGAAAGTGTAAAAACTACGCTTGGCCCTAGAGGCATGGATAAAATGCTTGTTGACAGCCTTGGAGATGTTACTATTACTAATGATGGGGCTACTATTCTTGATGAGGTTGATGTTCAGCATCCAGCAGCTAAAATGATGGTTGAAGTAGCTAAAACACAAGATAATGAAGTAGGCGATGGAACAACAACAGCCGTAGTATTAGCAGGAGAACTGCTAAAATATGGAGAAGAACTTTTAAATGAGAATATTCATCCTACGATTATTGTTGGCGGCTATAAGAAAGCTGCTGAAAAAGCTATAGAAGTTCTTAATGAAATAGCTGTTCCAATAGATCTTAACGATAGAGAAACTCTTAAGAAAATTGCTTTAACTTCAATGCGCAGCAAAAGCATTGTAGGCGCTGGAGATCACTTAGCTGAAATAGCTATAGATGCTGTTAAACAAGTAGCTGAAAAAAGAGGAGAAAGCTACTATGTTGACATAGATAACATTCAATTAATTAAGAAAGAGGGAAAAAGCATTTTTGACACAGAGTTAATTAAAGGCATAATTATAGATAAAGAAGTTGTTCATCCAGGAATGCCTAAAAGAATTGATAATGCTAAAATAGCCTTGTTAGATGCCCCATTAGAAATAGAGAAAACTGAGATAAGCGCTGAAATAAGAATTAGAGACCCAACTCAAATGAAAGCTTTTCTAGATGAAGAAACAAGAATGATGAAAGCGATGGTTGAGAAAATCGTTAAAACTGGAGCAAATGTTGCACTTTGCCAGAAAGGAATTGACGATATGGCTCAGCATTTCTTAGCTAAAGAAGGAATAATGGCGGTTAGAAGAATAAAGAAGTCAGATATGGAGAAGCTTGCTAGAGCAACAGGTGGAAAAATTGCTACAAACCTAGATGATCTTAAATCTTCAGATTTAGGCGAATGCAAGCTAGCTGAAGAAAGAAAAATTGGAGACGACAAAATGGTTTTCATTCAAGGATGCAAAGATCCTAAATCTGTAGCTATATTGATTAGAGCTGGATTAGAAAGGCTTGTTGATGAAGCTGAAAGATCTTTAACCGACGCTTTATCTGTGATAGCAGATGTTTACGAGAAAAACAAGATTGTAGCTGGTGGAGGAGCTGTTGAAGCTGAGGTTGCTAAAAGATTAAGAGACTACGCTGCTAAAGTTGGAGGTAGAGAACAATTAGCTATAGAGGCTTTCGCTAAATCTTTAGAGGTTATTCCAAAAGCTTTAGCTGAAAACTCAGGGTTAGATTCAATAGATATAATGGTTTCACTTAAAGCAGCTCATGAAAACCCTGAAGGAAAATGGATGGGCGTTGACGTTTTCACAGGCAAAATAGAAGATATGATGAGTGAAGGCGTGATAGAACCTGTTAAAGTTAAAGAGCAGGCTATTAAATCAGCTGTTGAAGCTGCATCGATGATTCTTAGAATAGATGATGTTATAGCTGCAGCTAAGCCGCCGCCGACTCCACCGCCAAGAAAAGGCCCTGGTGAAATGGAGTAA
- a CDS encoding MoaD/ThiS family protein, whose amino-acid sequence MVVNVKLFGSLEKLAGNKIIEIKIEKEVELNTILKKLIELIGKEEFKNALESSGNCVIFVDGIEASALNKLNTLVKDGSEVAIVPVVHGG is encoded by the coding sequence ATGGTTGTTAACGTTAAGCTTTTTGGAAGCTTAGAAAAGCTTGCAGGAAATAAAATTATAGAAATTAAAATTGAAAAAGAGGTTGAATTGAACACTATTCTAAAAAAACTTATTGAATTAATCGGTAAAGAAGAGTTTAAAAATGCTTTAGAATCTTCAGGCAATTGCGTAATATTTGTGGATGGAATTGAAGCTTCTGCTTTAAACAAATTGAATACTTTAGTTAAGGATGGAAGTGAAGTAGCAATTGTACCAGTGGTGCATGGCGGTTAA
- a CDS encoding DUF1743 domain-containing protein yields YEKKRVLITPRGKDPILCGVRGETPSIVLKAFKMLEIHEEVERWVIFRTNQGTDMHLRRVNSISEVSPYQPVIVLGKVVSQPKTIPGAHVIFKLNDDTGEIDCAAYEPTGKFRNIVRKLIPGDLIEAAGGVRQPTKNYGRTINLEKIKILKLTEKNIYLNPICKNCGKRMESSGRNQDFRCRKCGFKASKKEKIKIKVDRDLKEGLYMPPPRAHRHLTKPELRYGREKHGELFKLLEKWHEP; encoded by the coding sequence TTATGAAAAGAAAAGAGTGTTAATTACACCTAGAGGTAAAGATCCAATTTTATGCGGTGTTAGAGGAGAGACGCCTTCCATAGTTCTTAAAGCTTTTAAAATGCTTGAAATTCATGAAGAAGTTGAAAGATGGGTTATATTTAGAACTAATCAAGGAACAGATATGCATTTAAGAAGAGTAAACTCTATCAGCGAAGTTTCACCTTATCAACCTGTTATAGTTTTAGGTAAGGTGGTTTCTCAACCAAAAACTATTCCTGGAGCACATGTAATTTTTAAATTAAATGATGATACTGGAGAAATTGATTGTGCTGCTTATGAGCCTACTGGAAAATTTAGAAATATAGTTAGAAAATTAATTCCAGGAGATTTAATTGAAGCGGCAGGTGGAGTTCGACAACCAACAAAAAACTATGGAAGAACAATTAATTTAGAGAAAATAAAGATTTTAAAGTTAACTGAGAAAAACATTTACTTAAACCCTATATGCAAGAATTGCGGAAAAAGAATGGAGTCTTCAGGAAGAAATCAAGATTTTAGATGCAGAAAATGCGGTTTTAAAGCCTCTAAAAAAGAAAAAATAAAAATTAAAGTTGATAGAGATTTAAAAGAGGGCTTATATATGCCCCCGCCTAGAGCACACCGCCATTTAACTAAACCTGAATTAAGGTATGGAAGAGAAAAACATGGGGAATTATTTAAGCTTTTAGAAAAGTGGCATGAACCTTAA
- a CDS encoding nucleotidyltransferase family protein, translated as MSIKIEIENLPKELRKKGLKERLFEICQKNDIVFMAIFGSFVRGEQKRGSDVDIAIEFDKNSGKSLLDLVRIENELKKIFKRKVDLGIFSTLHPYIIEDVKREMRVIYEKR; from the coding sequence ATGAGCATAAAAATCGAAATCGAAAACTTACCCAAAGAATTGAGGAAAAAAGGATTAAAGGAGAGACTATTTGAGATTTGCCAGAAGAACGATATAGTTTTTATGGCTATCTTCGGCTCCTTTGTCAGAGGAGAACAAAAGAGGGGAAGCGATGTTGATATAGCAATTGAGTTTGATAAGAATAGTGGGAAGAGCCTTTTGGATTTGGTTAGAATAGAAAATGAATTGAAGAAGATATTTAAGAGAAAGGTTGATCTTGGAATTTTTAGCACTCTTCATCCTTACATAATAGAGGATGTAAAAAGAGAGATGCGAGTCATTTATGAAAAAAGATGA
- a CDS encoding NFYB/HAP3 family transcription factor subunit has product MEKKEISTATIHRLILKGGAARVGDDAVEELRKILEDLAVKIGRGAWEIAVYGKRKTVKAGDVRLAARRFIKE; this is encoded by the coding sequence ATGGAGAAAAAAGAAATTTCAACAGCAACTATTCACAGATTAATATTAAAGGGGGGAGCAGCTAGAGTAGGCGATGACGCTGTTGAAGAATTAAGAAAGATTCTTGAAGATTTAGCGGTTAAAATAGGTAGAGGAGCTTGGGAAATAGCAGTTTATGGTAAAAGAAAAACTGTTAAAGCTGGGGATGTTCGATTAGCAGCTAGAAGATTTATTAAGGAGTGA
- a CDS encoding ImmA/IrrE family metallo-endopeptidase, with protein sequence MYIKDEKVIVIDPNLHPYKKRHLIAHGLAHHLFHKNRRSNYFREKDFLNELKVQRKEREAEVFAAYLLIPEEKLNAILKQE encoded by the coding sequence ATGTACATTAAAGATGAAAAAGTGATTGTGATTGATCCAAATCTACATCCATATAAGAAGCGCCACTTAATTGCTCACGGTTTAGCCCACCACCTGTTTCATAAGAATAGAAGGTCAAACTATTTTCGTGAAAAGGATTTCCTCAACGAGCTAAAAGTTCAAAGAAAAGAAAGAGAGGCCGAGGTCTTCGCAGCCTACTTGCTAATTCCAGAAGAGAAATTAAACGCGATTTTAAAGCAAGAATGA
- a CDS encoding phage integrase N-terminal SAM-like domain-containing protein, whose translation MTEESVRKYISSIKMLILFLESKGLNVFDVNFHVLKDFLHYMVYNRGAKHKTVENHFSALSAFYDYLAFEGVMNSNIVLPFRRRYLNATRMTMVTHRENCLTLRKC comes from the coding sequence ATGACTGAAGAAAGTGTAAGAAAATACATTTCTAGCATAAAAATGTTAATATTGTTTTTGGAGAGTAAGGGCTTAAACGTATTCGATGTTAATTTCCATGTGCTTAAAGATTTCCTGCACTATATGGTTTATAATAGAGGAGCTAAACATAAAACTGTTGAGAATCATTTTTCAGCACTTTCAGCATTCTACGATTACTTAGCGTTTGAAGGAGTAATGAATAGTAATATTGTGCTACCGTTTAGAAGAAGGTATCTTAACGCTACAAGAATGACTATGGTGACCCACAGAGAAAACTGCTTAACATTGAGGAAATGTTAA
- a CDS encoding DUF86 domain-containing protein, giving the protein MKKDEAYLKHILDAISKVEKFIEGVTKEAFFENVEKQYAVLRALEIIGEATKNLSKELKLKHHQIPWKDIAGMRDKLIHEYFGVNLELVWETVKKKIPEFKEKILSMLKRNIRSQGII; this is encoded by the coding sequence ATGAAAAAAGATGAGGCCTATTTAAAACATATCTTAGATGCCATATCTAAGGTAGAGAAATTTATAGAAGGCGTAACCAAAGAAGCATTTTTTGAAAATGTCGAGAAGCAATACGCTGTTTTAAGGGCACTTGAGATAATTGGTGAGGCAACAAAGAATTTGAGTAAGGAGTTAAAATTAAAACATCATCAAATCCCGTGGAAAGATATTGCTGGTATGAGAGATAAGTTAATCCACGAATATTTTGGTGTTAACTTGGAATTGGTCTGGGAAACCGTTAAAAAGAAAATCCCAGAATTCAAAGAAAAAATCTTGAGTATGTTAAAACGAAATATAAGGTCGCAGGGAATTATTTAA
- a CDS encoding PAC2 family protein — translation MFNKTGFLHLDYLPKVKNPIYIIGVSGVGNVGRVSARLLIEWSQAKLFSKFYSPYFPDQALIQNNGTCSLPKWELYESGVCNPNLIIVVGDSKISIEEPEAYYNVFNEILNFGLKFKIKSLIVIDGVAALSSDYLKDIYIVATSESLVKKLTKFGVKILRSSELPGSIGVLLGLAKLKILNGIGIIKPCKSLILDKEAGESTFNFLIKALNLKRKL, via the coding sequence ATGTTTAATAAAACAGGTTTTCTTCATTTAGATTATTTACCAAAGGTAAAAAATCCAATTTATATAATTGGTGTTTCTGGAGTTGGAAATGTTGGTCGTGTTTCAGCTCGATTGCTTATAGAATGGAGTCAAGCTAAGCTTTTCTCAAAGTTTTATAGCCCATATTTTCCCGATCAAGCTTTAATTCAAAATAATGGAACCTGCAGTTTACCTAAATGGGAGCTCTATGAAAGTGGTGTTTGCAATCCAAACCTTATAATCGTTGTTGGCGACTCTAAAATTTCTATTGAAGAACCTGAAGCTTACTATAATGTTTTTAACGAAATCTTGAATTTCGGTTTAAAATTTAAAATTAAAAGTTTAATTGTTATAGATGGGGTTGCAGCCTTATCAAGCGATTACCTTAAGGATATTTATATTGTAGCTACTTCAGAAAGTTTAGTTAAAAAATTAACTAAGTTTGGAGTGAAAATTTTAAGAAGCAGTGAGCTTCCAGGAAGCATTGGAGTGCTTCTTGGATTAGCTAAATTAAAAATATTAAATGGAATCGGCATTATTAAACCATGTAAATCTTTAATTTTAGATAAAGAAGCTGGAGAATCAACTTTTAATTTTTTAATTAAAGCTTTAAATTTAAAGCGTAAGCTTTAA
- a CDS encoding Lrp/AsnC ligand binding domain-containing protein, with product MLIILNIFVEQKKGDKVVKELSKLPEIKDVYEVVGECDLIALASVNDMNEFREFLKNKALSIKGVKTAVTMVVSHIHKRDGKIAYE from the coding sequence ATGCTTATAATTTTAAATATATTTGTTGAGCAAAAAAAAGGCGATAAAGTAGTTAAAGAACTTTCTAAATTACCGGAAATAAAGGATGTTTATGAAGTTGTTGGAGAATGCGATTTAATAGCTTTAGCTTCAGTTAACGATATGAATGAGTTTAGAGAATTTTTAAAGAATAAAGCTTTAAGCATTAAAGGCGTGAAAACCGCTGTAACAATGGTTGTTTCTCACATTCATAAAAGAGATGGAAAAATTGCATATGAATGA
- a CDS encoding ParB N-terminal domain-containing protein — protein sequence MNFKIASKNLEIKISLAPINKLHLHEETIPTLVDEIASSILEKEVIKNPVIVDKGSFVVLDGMHRVEAAKKVGCIRMPVCLLDYFNPLIKVGVWYRTFNDESLIEVVRNEALKLNLNLIELSFKDAKEALLNKQSSTIFLTRNKCSSIKWLGSLKKAYEIVKLIEGTLIKFGGKVEYETEFDAENKLLKGFIEMVMAVPPVSKEDVINFSLKGLVFPHKVTRHVIPARPMEINVPLKWLKDESISLEEANKLLTDFLSKRKIERISPGSLFEGRRYEEEIFLFK from the coding sequence TTGAATTTTAAAATTGCTTCAAAAAATCTTGAAATAAAAATTTCTTTAGCCCCTATAAATAAGCTTCATTTGCATGAAGAAACTATTCCAACGCTTGTAGATGAAATAGCTTCATCAATACTTGAAAAAGAAGTAATTAAAAATCCTGTTATTGTAGATAAAGGCTCTTTTGTGGTTTTAGATGGAATGCATAGGGTTGAAGCAGCTAAAAAAGTAGGCTGCATTAGAATGCCTGTATGCCTGCTTGATTACTTTAATCCATTAATAAAGGTTGGCGTATGGTATAGAACCTTTAATGATGAAAGCTTAATTGAAGTTGTTCGAAACGAAGCTTTAAAGCTTAACCTTAATTTAATTGAATTAAGTTTTAAAGATGCTAAAGAAGCTTTATTAAATAAGCAATCTTCAACCATCTTTTTAACGCGAAATAAATGCTCTTCAATTAAGTGGCTTGGAAGCTTAAAAAAAGCTTATGAAATCGTTAAATTGATTGAAGGCACGCTTATTAAATTTGGAGGAAAAGTTGAGTATGAAACTGAATTTGATGCGGAAAACAAGCTTTTAAAAGGTTTTATAGAAATGGTTATGGCTGTTCCACCTGTAAGTAAAGAAGATGTAATAAATTTTAGTTTAAAAGGTTTAGTGTTCCCGCATAAAGTAACTAGGCATGTTATTCCAGCTAGACCAATGGAAATTAACGTTCCTTTAAAATGGCTTAAAGATGAATCTATTTCTCTTGAAGAAGCTAACAAGCTTTTAACCGATTTTCTTTCTAAAAGAAAAATTGAAAGAATTTCACCCGGCTCATTATTTGAAGGAAGACGATATGAAGAAGAAATATTTCTTTTTAAGTGA
- a CDS encoding 30S ribosomal protein S17e — MGKVRTRVIKKAAKELLAANPNAFTTSFEENKKIVAQLIDVYGKKLRNKIAGYISNLKRIEEKRKAALTTAPEPD, encoded by the coding sequence TTGGGGAAAGTTAGAACTCGCGTAATTAAAAAAGCTGCTAAAGAATTGTTAGCTGCTAACCCTAACGCGTTTACAACCAGCTTTGAAGAAAACAAGAAGATTGTAGCGCAGCTTATAGATGTTTATGGAAAAAAATTAAGAAATAAAATTGCAGGTTATATATCAAATTTAAAGAGAATTGAAGAGAAAAGAAAAGCTGCTTTAACAACCGCTCCTGAACCAGATTAA
- a CDS encoding universal stress protein → MNEEYHEAMVLLPISTFIDEERLIKALHALSIFQKLKVVLFHVVELKSRTSPVEAEFFRKHIDEAKKFLGKIKDWLTNQGYEALIKVVVARSIAEGITYEANSGDYHIVIMMKRKARRGVKKIFHKSISEAVIKHVKKLVLIIPTDF, encoded by the coding sequence ATGAATGAAGAATATCATGAAGCAATGGTGCTGCTTCCTATATCAACTTTTATAGATGAAGAAAGATTGATTAAAGCTTTGCATGCTCTTTCAATTTTTCAAAAGCTTAAAGTAGTTTTATTTCATGTTGTAGAGCTTAAAAGCAGAACTTCCCCTGTTGAAGCGGAATTTTTCAGAAAACATATAGATGAAGCTAAAAAATTTCTTGGCAAAATTAAAGATTGGTTAACAAATCAAGGATATGAAGCTTTAATTAAAGTTGTTGTTGCGAGAAGTATTGCTGAAGGAATAACTTATGAAGCTAATTCTGGAGACTACCATATAGTTATTATGATGAAGAGGAAAGCTAGAAGAGGCGTTAAAAAAATTTTTCATAAAAGCATAAGCGAAGCTGTAATAAAGCATGTTAAAAAACTTGTTTTAATTATTCCAACAGATTTTTAG
- a CDS encoding amino acid permease, translated as MNKNNKEGESLKREVGWFGSFCMGYADVGADIYVAIGLVAYYAAGASPIAFLIASITYICTGLAYAELASIYPYAGGAQIYAMKAFNDFAGFIAGWAVMLDYTVDITLFSLASAGYLSFFFPWLKNSYLTLSIFNEIFQIGHINLMALMLVLMLLAINIIGIKESSVFNEALVSLDLIVEAVILVFGFALAFNFYFFLKQIMILGAPLTLSNIFYIKDLNVNSQNFIYGVTLAMTSYIGIESIAQAAEETVRPYKWIPIANKLSILSVMVFAVGLSTLSVGIMPWNVLAEAREDPMAALAHAIPIIGKFISPIVALTGVAICLVSTNTGVIGVSRVTFSMGRFKLMPEFFHKVHPRFKTPYLTIIIFGSIGGLMVFLGDLRLIADLYNFGALLSYIIVNLCLIILRNVESEVYRPWKTPGELKLKIKGKNIIIPLIGLIGFISCLIIWSLVLIYHREGRILGVAWLLIGIILFYFYRKMLKMPVLSKEGGKLVKPSGYMINALVLVRTPEDYEDVAKAIKESLDKRFKITLLTILDPESFGLRRDYVKDYKELLMLKKESWIELQNLAKKLSEFGFECKVKLEVGGVERVLLDEIEKNDLIALIKRKTVKEELEKEREDSAYAILSKCCPGKLVVIRRV; from the coding sequence TTGAATAAAAATAATAAGGAAGGGGAATCTTTAAAGCGTGAAGTAGGCTGGTTTGGATCTTTTTGTATGGGTTACGCTGATGTAGGAGCGGATATTTATGTTGCTATAGGGTTGGTGGCTTATTACGCGGCTGGAGCATCTCCAATAGCTTTTTTAATTGCTTCTATAACCTATATTTGCACTGGGTTAGCTTACGCTGAGTTAGCTTCAATTTACCCTTATGCTGGTGGAGCTCAAATTTACGCTATGAAAGCTTTTAACGATTTTGCAGGGTTTATAGCTGGGTGGGCGGTGATGCTTGATTACACAGTTGACATAACTTTATTTTCTTTAGCTTCAGCAGGTTATTTAAGCTTCTTTTTCCCATGGTTAAAAAACTCTTATTTAACTTTAAGCATTTTTAATGAAATATTTCAAATAGGACATATTAATTTAATGGCTTTAATGCTAGTTTTAATGTTGTTAGCGATTAACATAATTGGAATAAAAGAATCTTCAGTTTTTAATGAAGCTTTAGTTTCTTTAGATTTAATTGTTGAAGCAGTTATTTTAGTTTTCGGTTTTGCTTTAGCGTTTAACTTTTATTTTTTCTTAAAGCAAATAATGATTCTTGGAGCACCTTTAACTTTATCTAACATTTTTTACATTAAAGATTTAAATGTTAATTCCCAAAATTTTATTTATGGCGTTACATTAGCTATGACTTCTTATATAGGGATAGAGTCTATAGCTCAAGCTGCTGAAGAAACTGTTAGACCATATAAATGGATTCCTATAGCTAACAAATTATCTATTTTATCGGTAATGGTTTTTGCGGTAGGTTTATCTACGCTTAGCGTTGGAATTATGCCTTGGAATGTTTTAGCTGAAGCTAGAGAGGATCCTATGGCAGCTTTAGCTCATGCTATACCGATAATTGGAAAGTTTATTTCGCCTATTGTAGCTTTAACAGGAGTCGCTATATGCCTTGTTTCAACAAACACAGGCGTTATAGGTGTTTCAAGAGTTACTTTTTCTATGGGCAGATTTAAACTTATGCCAGAATTTTTCCATAAAGTTCATCCAAGATTTAAAACACCATATTTAACGATAATTATTTTCGGATCAATTGGAGGCTTAATGGTTTTTCTAGGTGATTTAAGATTAATTGCAGATTTATACAATTTTGGAGCTTTACTTTCATATATAATAGTTAACTTATGTTTGATTATTCTTAGAAATGTTGAATCTGAAGTTTATAGACCTTGGAAAACTCCTGGAGAATTAAAGCTTAAAATTAAAGGAAAAAATATAATTATACCTTTAATTGGTTTAATAGGCTTTATTTCATGCTTAATTATTTGGAGTTTAGTTTTAATTTACCATAGAGAAGGACGAATTTTAGGTGTAGCTTGGCTTTTAATAGGAATAATTCTTTTTTACTTTTATAGAAAAATGTTAAAAATGCCTGTTTTATCTAAGGAAGGGGGGAAGCTTGTTAAACCAAGCGGTTACATGATTAATGCTTTAGTGCTTGTTAGAACGCCTGAAGATTATGAAGATGTCGCTAAAGCTATAAAAGAATCTTTAGACAAAAGATTTAAGATTACTTTATTAACAATTCTTGACCCTGAATCTTTTGGATTAAGAAGAGATTATGTAAAAGATTACAAAGAACTTTTAATGCTTAAAAAAGAGTCTTGGATTGAGCTTCAAAACTTAGCTAAAAAACTTTCGGAATTTGGTTTTGAATGCAAAGTTAAATTAGAGGTTGGAGGCGTAGAACGTGTGTTGCTAGATGAAATTGAAAAAAACGATTTAATAGCTTTAATAAAAAGAAAAACTGTTAAAGAAGAGCTGGAGAAAGAGAGAGAAGATTCAGCATATGCAATATTATCTAAATGCTGTCCAGGTAAATTAGTTGTTATAAGGAGGGTTTAA